A DNA window from Hevea brasiliensis isolate MT/VB/25A 57/8 chromosome 2, ASM3005281v1, whole genome shotgun sequence contains the following coding sequences:
- the LOC131177900 gene encoding uncharacterized protein LOC131177900, with protein MDEHPGNLSIFTHSGRPLGKGKVRYLTEQEFQAAQMYILLNCIEVKPYIDIFVNELHMANPNINDKQVDEKLEREFDKWFNKYVHNPSNNISSQFLKDLSKGPLRSVMCYNSYVVNGYKFHTKGYGSHRATMNSGVCIKGTNYSTNESDYYGQLIEVLRLEYPGLPIKRTVLFKCDWFDPTPNVGIKIHPKYKLVDINHKRSFNRYEPFVLAIQAAQVNYSIYPSLKRDKDDWWAVFKIKARSVIDLPEQVNVTTPPAREEPFQEDEMEVPLIQIDDDDDQQQYLNDQNGVLVEINEEDVEDEEELELDSESDEECDDLYDSDTN; from the exons ATGGATGAACATCCAGGGAATCTATCAATTTTCACTCATTCTGGTAGGCCACTAGGAAAAGGAAAGGTTAGATATCTCACAGAACAAGAATTTCAAGCAGCACAAATGTACATCTTGTTGAATTGTATAGAAGTAAAACCGTACATTGA CATTTTTGTTAATGAGTTACACATGGCCAATCCAAATATCAATGATAAACAAGTTGATGAGAAACTAGAGCGTGAATTTGATAAGTGGTTCAATAAATATGTTCACAATCCCTCCAACAATATATCAAGCCAGTTTTTAAAGGATCtatcaaagggtccattaagaagTGTTATGTGCTACAATAGTTATGTAGTTAATGGTTATAAATTTCACACTAAAGGTTATGGTTCGCATAGGGCAACGATGAACAGTGGGGTATGTATCAAGGGGACTAATTACAGTACTAATGAAAGTGACTACTATGGACAATTAATTGAAGTGCTACGATTGGAGTACCCTGGATTACCAATCAAAAGAACtgtattgtttaaatgtgattggtttgatccAACACCAAATGTGGGAATAAAGATTCATCCAAAATATAAACTTGTGGatattaatcataaaagatccttcAATAGGTATGAACCATTTGTTCTTGCTATCCAAGCTGCTCAGGTGAATTATTCCATATATCCAAGCTTAAAACGTGACAAGGATGATTGGTGGGCTGTGTTCAAAATCAAAGCGAGATCTGTTATTGATCTTCCTGAGCAAGTGAATGTCACAACCCCCCCTGCACGGGAAGAACCATttcaagaagatgaaatggaagtCCCTTTGATTCAAATTGACGATGATGATGATCAACAACAATATTTGAATGATCAAAACGGTGTACTAGTTGAAATTAATGAAGAggatgttgaagatgaagaagagctTGAATTGGACTCAGAAAGTGATGAGGAATGCGATGATCTATATGATAGTGATACTAATTAG